The following are encoded together in the Thalassomonas haliotis genome:
- a CDS encoding substrate-binding periplasmic protein, producing the protein MKHAKFKILQCFSYVLLVSLSAFTCSGKAEQKTLVIGIEALDYLPFYQVRAGEPLSGYSVDLLRLFGRKSGYDIKFKAHNVSRLFSVFLAGRVDFKYPDSPNWSEQMKKSHGIYYSKSTTAIVDGILTLKKNEDLLLDEFKVLGSIKGFSPWPYMGWVQIDRITLVEADNMDQLFRLLKAGRIHGAYVNVLVGMNYAKQNLPNLDVVWNRGLPFGKDNYFLSTIYHKEVLEDFNAFLIKYKKEIDALKRQYGIEYIDLNNN; encoded by the coding sequence ATGAAGCACGCTAAGTTTAAAATTCTACAGTGTTTCTCTTATGTTTTGCTTGTCTCCCTGAGCGCTTTTACCTGCTCAGGCAAGGCCGAGCAGAAAACATTAGTGATAGGTATCGAAGCACTGGACTACCTGCCTTTTTATCAGGTGCGGGCCGGCGAACCCCTCTCCGGCTATTCCGTAGACCTGTTGCGGCTTTTTGGCCGTAAATCCGGATATGACATTAAGTTCAAGGCCCACAATGTTTCCAGGCTCTTTTCGGTTTTTCTGGCAGGGAGAGTCGACTTCAAGTACCCCGACAGCCCAAACTGGTCGGAACAAATGAAAAAAAGCCATGGTATTTATTACAGCAAAAGCACCACAGCCATAGTTGACGGTATTTTAACCTTGAAAAAGAATGAAGACCTTTTGTTGGATGAATTTAAGGTACTTGGCAGTATTAAGGGGTTTAGTCCCTGGCCTTATATGGGTTGGGTGCAAATCGACAGGATCACTTTGGTGGAAGCGGATAATATGGATCAGCTATTTCGTTTATTAAAGGCAGGGCGGATACACGGGGCCTATGTCAATGTTCTGGTCGGTATGAATTATGCGAAGCAAAATTTACCTAATCTGGATGTCGTATGGAACCGCGGGCTGCCCTTTGGTAAAGATAATTATTTCTTATCCACTATTTACCATAAAGAAGTGCTTGAAGATTTTAATGCTTTTTTAATCAAGTATAAAAAAGAGATCGATGCACTGAAACGCCAGTACGGTATTGAATATATTGATTTAAACAATAACTGA
- the pulA gene encoding pullulanase-type alpha-1,6-glucosidase translates to MKNSDKHSKRPGAGVLTSMVIAASLALAGCNTNDHRISADLSGQERAEITTVTLEDNQVAIYYRREDGVYDGWGLHLWNGEGCGDYAGATVNSPHFSQWQDPYPYTGISDDYGAYYLLDYQPGSGDCLNFIVHKGDDKALGDNNSSFDLSQPSRHAFTFHGQSKVLYEAGATISVTLTGAAAHWVDQHTLAWTPGVNFASTALYHAENADISLDEATRQISGGQGYALSPVATFSQAVYNKFPHLSDFFGWQLPSDLEVKTLLKGQLIAVAKNDAGEVVAMTQVQLPGVLDDVYTGGENDADEQALGLSFDNGIAFSLWAPTAQSVKLQLFDENFQPLGGTPFLMTEDDNGIWHHNGAGAAELYYYRFEVTAYHPVSKQIETMVVTDPYSLSLSTNSLYSQVVNLSGDYSQPDGWNEHQVPAIAAPEDIMIYEAHVRDFSAFEQNLSDESAKGKYAAFSESDSDGIKHLKSLKAAGINHFHLLPVFDIATVNEDVDSVVDLDSSISHLCSINSGAQICSSEVNQEQTVAQVLAAYSPETDEAQALVNELRSLDSFNWGYDPYHYTVPEGSYAQNPQGVSRIKEFRQMVMALHDLGYRVVMDVVYNHTNASGLNERSVLDKVVPGYYHRLEPLTGNVQMSTCCDNTATEHKMMAKLMTDSLVVWARDYRIDGFRFDLMGHQPKDAMLAAREAVWAVDSDNYFYGEGWNFGEVANDALFEQAGQVNMAGTSIGTFSDRLRDAVRGGGPFEGGQQLRSNQGLGNGLGVIVNELASDYQAEHELSMDQARVSLAGNLVDFVLLDAGGNTVTGEQVPYHDQATAYALDPADMINYVSKHDNQTLWDNNQYRIPYGTSTADRVRLQLLSLAYPVYAQGIPFFQMGSELLRSKSMARDSFDFGDWFNKVDFAKQGNNYHVGLPPAEKDQDNWPLISQILANNNGLDMPSPQDISTSSDVFMDMVKIRSSSELFRLRTAADIMQRVDFRNAGPDQVPGLIVMSIDDGVNVSDLDVNYDALVVIFNHDHQSRSFHLAGSQGFELHDVQQQGADEQIKQARFDNATFTVPPLSVAVFVQSQGINQGAGLPVNTDNKDYSNIKPFGSNQVYLRGDMNGWGLDHELSFDGNGDYRVAVNLEVGSYQFKIADAAWSAISYGINADQANVPLEQSRVLQAGQGNIELTVEHAGSYQFTFNALDKSAVNLRIKEVDPAAPYGETALYLRGSMNEWGTVNAFRYLGDYQYQLALNLEAGSYQFKIADMNWSSATNFGGDSVNLSPQESPQSPLLVGGEDIVLEISEAGDYLFSLNAFEQQAPVLTLAGFSPAFSATEFYLRGTMNNWDSTQVFDYQGGGLYLTSLELTGQAYQFKVADENWQAVNFGADDTDISLSQAKVLAAGQGDLSLNIETGGRYDFLFDALQAQKPLLTVSKSPSVNCLLPDSTLAGPLADTGIFVRGDLSDWQPQADYQLSYKGDNRYQVKMNAPGEINFKLADNSNDWQLQYFVGEPEQLEHDLQTGVVYPVYRGNGGTDNNSATLGVADYRFTLTLDSPLVNEGLAGTLLIEQCDD, encoded by the coding sequence ATGAAAAACTCCGATAAGCACTCAAAGCGCCCCGGCGCCGGTGTGCTCACCTCTATGGTTATTGCCGCCAGCCTGGCCCTGGCGGGATGCAATACCAATGATCACCGTATTAGCGCAGATTTATCCGGGCAAGAGCGGGCAGAGATCACTACCGTGACCCTTGAGGATAACCAGGTCGCTATTTATTATCGCCGGGAAGACGGAGTGTATGATGGCTGGGGCCTGCATTTATGGAACGGTGAAGGTTGCGGTGATTATGCCGGGGCCACTGTTAATTCACCCCATTTTAGCCAGTGGCAGGATCCTTACCCCTATACCGGCATCAGTGACGATTATGGTGCCTATTATTTACTGGATTACCAACCGGGCAGCGGTGACTGCCTGAATTTCATTGTCCATAAAGGCGATGACAAGGCATTGGGAGATAATAACTCCAGTTTTGATTTAAGCCAGCCAAGCCGCCATGCCTTTACCTTTCATGGCCAGAGCAAAGTGCTGTACGAGGCCGGTGCAACCATCTCGGTTACCTTAACCGGGGCCGCGGCCCACTGGGTGGATCAGCACACCCTGGCCTGGACCCCGGGCGTTAACTTTGCCAGTACCGCGCTATATCACGCTGAAAACGCCGATATCAGTTTGGATGAAGCCACTAGACAAATCAGCGGCGGCCAGGGTTATGCCCTGTCTCCGGTGGCGACTTTTTCGCAAGCGGTTTATAACAAGTTTCCCCATTTATCGGACTTTTTCGGCTGGCAGCTGCCGTCGGATCTTGAGGTAAAAACCCTGCTCAAGGGGCAGCTGATTGCCGTGGCCAAAAATGATGCCGGTGAAGTGGTTGCCATGACTCAGGTGCAGCTCCCCGGGGTGCTGGACGATGTTTATACCGGCGGTGAAAATGATGCCGATGAACAGGCGCTTGGACTGAGTTTTGATAACGGTATCGCCTTTTCCCTTTGGGCGCCGACGGCGCAAAGCGTGAAACTGCAGCTGTTCGATGAAAATTTCCAGCCTTTGGGCGGAACCCCGTTCTTGATGACGGAAGATGATAACGGCATCTGGCATCATAACGGGGCAGGTGCGGCCGAGTTATATTATTACCGCTTTGAAGTGACCGCCTACCATCCGGTTTCCAAGCAAATTGAAACTATGGTGGTTACAGACCCTTACTCCCTAAGCCTGTCTACGAATAGCCTCTACTCCCAGGTGGTAAACCTCAGTGGCGATTACAGTCAGCCGGATGGCTGGAATGAACACCAGGTACCGGCAATTGCAGCGCCTGAAGACATTATGATTTACGAAGCCCATGTCAGGGATTTCAGCGCCTTTGAACAAAACCTGTCGGATGAAAGCGCCAAAGGCAAATATGCCGCCTTCAGCGAAAGCGACTCGGACGGTATCAAACACCTGAAAAGCCTGAAAGCCGCCGGTATCAATCATTTTCATTTGCTGCCGGTATTTGATATTGCCACAGTTAATGAGGATGTCGATAGTGTTGTCGATTTAGACAGCAGTATCAGCCATTTATGCAGCATTAATTCAGGCGCACAAATTTGCAGTTCAGAGGTAAACCAGGAGCAAACCGTCGCGCAAGTGTTGGCCGCTTATTCGCCTGAAACGGATGAAGCACAGGCTTTAGTCAACGAATTACGCAGCCTGGACAGCTTTAACTGGGGTTATGATCCCTACCATTATACCGTGCCCGAAGGCAGCTATGCGCAAAACCCGCAAGGGGTTTCCCGCATCAAAGAGTTCCGTCAGATGGTGATGGCCTTGCATGACTTGGGATACCGGGTGGTAATGGATGTGGTGTATAACCATACCAATGCCTCAGGTTTAAACGAGCGCTCGGTGCTGGATAAGGTTGTGCCCGGTTATTACCACCGCCTGGAGCCGTTAACCGGCAATGTCCAGATGTCCACCTGTTGTGATAATACCGCCACAGAGCATAAGATGATGGCGAAATTAATGACCGACTCTTTGGTGGTCTGGGCCCGGGATTACCGCATTGACGGCTTCCGCTTTGATTTAATGGGACACCAGCCTAAAGATGCCATGCTGGCGGCCCGCGAAGCCGTATGGGCGGTGGACAGCGACAACTACTTCTACGGCGAAGGCTGGAACTTTGGCGAAGTCGCCAACGATGCCCTGTTTGAACAGGCGGGGCAGGTTAATATGGCCGGTACTTCAATCGGCACCTTCTCCGATCGGTTGCGTGATGCCGTGCGTGGCGGCGGGCCGTTTGAAGGGGGTCAACAGCTGCGCAGCAACCAGGGGCTGGGTAACGGCTTAGGGGTTATTGTCAACGAACTTGCCAGTGACTATCAGGCCGAACATGAGCTGTCTATGGATCAGGCCAGGGTGTCGCTGGCGGGCAACCTGGTGGATTTTGTCCTGCTTGATGCCGGCGGTAATACCGTTACCGGCGAGCAGGTGCCTTATCACGACCAGGCGACGGCTTATGCCTTAGATCCGGCGGATATGATCAACTATGTGTCCAAGCATGATAACCAGACCTTATGGGACAACAACCAGTACCGTATCCCTTACGGCACCAGCACGGCAGATCGGGTGCGTTTGCAGTTATTGTCTCTGGCTTATCCGGTTTATGCCCAGGGCATTCCCTTTTTCCAGATGGGCTCTGAGCTGTTACGTTCGAAATCCATGGCCCGCGACAGTTTTGATTTCGGCGACTGGTTTAACAAGGTCGATTTTGCCAAGCAAGGCAATAACTATCATGTCGGCCTGCCGCCGGCGGAAAAAGATCAGGATAACTGGCCGCTGATATCGCAAATACTGGCCAATAATAACGGTTTGGATATGCCCTCGCCGCAGGATATCAGCACCAGCAGCGATGTCTTTATGGATATGGTGAAAATCCGCAGCAGCAGTGAATTATTTCGCCTGCGCACTGCCGCCGATATTATGCAAAGGGTCGATTTTCGCAATGCCGGTCCGGATCAGGTGCCCGGGCTGATTGTGATGTCTATCGATGACGGGGTTAATGTCAGCGATCTTGATGTTAATTATGACGCCCTGGTAGTGATCTTTAACCATGACCATCAAAGCCGGAGTTTCCACTTAGCTGGCAGCCAGGGATTTGAGTTGCATGATGTGCAGCAGCAAGGGGCAGATGAACAGATTAAACAGGCGAGGTTTGATAACGCTACTTTCACTGTACCGCCGTTATCGGTGGCGGTTTTTGTCCAGTCCCAGGGCATCAACCAGGGGGCGGGTTTACCGGTTAACACAGACAACAAGGATTATAGCAATATCAAGCCTTTTGGCAGCAACCAGGTTTATTTGCGCGGAGACATGAATGGCTGGGGACTGGATCATGAGTTGAGTTTCGACGGCAATGGCGACTACCGGGTAGCGGTTAATCTGGAAGTGGGTTCATATCAGTTTAAAATTGCCGATGCTGCCTGGAGTGCGATCAGCTACGGCATCAACGCAGATCAGGCGAATGTGCCGCTGGAGCAGAGCCGGGTATTACAAGCGGGACAGGGGAATATAGAATTGACGGTTGAACATGCCGGCAGCTATCAGTTTACCTTTAACGCTTTGGATAAATCGGCGGTAAATCTACGCATCAAGGAAGTCGACCCTGCCGCTCCTTACGGCGAAACGGCCCTTTATTTGCGCGGCAGCATGAATGAATGGGGCACAGTCAATGCTTTTCGTTACCTGGGAGATTACCAATATCAGCTGGCGCTTAACCTGGAAGCGGGCAGCTATCAGTTTAAAATTGCCGATATGAACTGGTCGTCAGCCACCAATTTTGGCGGCGATAGCGTCAATTTAAGCCCGCAAGAAAGTCCGCAATCGCCACTGCTTGTTGGCGGCGAGGATATTGTGCTGGAAATTAGTGAGGCCGGGGATTACCTGTTTTCGTTAAATGCTTTTGAACAGCAGGCGCCCGTGCTGACCTTGGCCGGGTTCAGCCCCGCCTTCAGCGCAACCGAGTTCTATTTGCGCGGCACCATGAATAACTGGGACAGCACACAGGTGTTCGATTACCAGGGAGGGGGGCTGTATTTGACTTCGCTCGAACTGACTGGGCAGGCATATCAGTTTAAAGTGGCGGATGAAAATTGGCAGGCGGTTAATTTTGGCGCCGATGATACCGATATAAGCTTAAGTCAGGCCAAGGTGCTGGCCGCCGGGCAGGGGGATTTATCCCTTAATATTGAGACCGGCGGCCGCTATGATTTCTTGTTTGATGCACTGCAGGCGCAAAAGCCGTTATTAACCGTCAGCAAAAGCCCAAGTGTCAACTGCCTGTTGCCGGACAGCACCTTGGCCGGCCCTTTGGCGGATACCGGGATTTTTGTCCGCGGGGATTTAAGTGACTGGCAGCCGCAGGCGGATTATCAACTCAGTTATAAAGGGGATAACCGCTATCAGGTAAAAATGAATGCCCCGGGAGAAATCAACTTTAAGCTGGCGGATAATTCCAATGACTGGCAGCTGCAATATTTTGTCGGCGAGCCGGAGCAGCTGGAGCATGATCTGCAAACCGGTGTGGTTTACCCTGTTTACCGGGGAAATGGCGGTACAGACAACAACTCCGCGACCTTAGGTGTTGCCGATTATCGTTTTACCCTGACTTTAGATTCCCCCCTGGTGAATGAAGGCCTGGCGGGTACCTTGCTTATTGAGCAATGTGACGATTAA
- a CDS encoding glycoside hydrolase family 97 protein, producing MTFFRNALPSKFSIGVLFALSFILLPQQGIAKSVNISSPDGTITLAVNDDNGPSYRVSFNGQTVIEPSRLGMAFKKAPGFDTSFAIAWVEKNQVNSSWQQPWGERKTVLDNHHELLVRFSSPRQLSNSYQVRFRVFNDGLGFRYEVPKQNGLTGKVEITDELTEFTIAQADQTTAWWIPARGWNRYEYLYNTTPLSAIDRVHTPFTFKLKNKVHVSIHEAALVDYAAMTLNQQRTGKLKADLAPWSDGILVKTKTNFKTPWRTIQISADAVGLLNSDLILNLNEPSKIADTSWIKPGKYIGIWWGMHIAENTWGSGDRHGATTGETKRYMDFAAENGFDGVLVEGWNTGWDGDWFFNGDIFNFTQSYDDFDLKAVTDYGQKLGVRLIGHHETSGSVTNYRNQLDDAYDLYQKHHVSQIKTGYVADGGNIKRVDENGVVRHEWHDGQFTIGEYLHSVKEAAKHKISINTHEPIKDTGLRRTYPNWLSREGARGQEFNAWANPANGPEHTAMLPFTRMLAGPMDFTPGIFNFDFNDDNKEKAGIRPQTTLAKQLALYVVLYSPVQMAADLPRNYRANLPAFQFIKDVPTDWEKSQALAGEVGDYVVFARQERGGQDWYLGALTDEEERKVEIALTFLESGKQYQAQIYRDGEKAHWLTNPYDVVIEQKTVSAKDKLTLMLAASGGSAIRFKLLK from the coding sequence ATGACATTTTTTCGAAATGCGTTGCCCAGCAAGTTTTCCATAGGGGTTTTGTTTGCCCTGAGCTTTATCTTATTACCGCAACAAGGGATAGCCAAAAGCGTTAATATCAGCTCCCCCGACGGCACCATCACCCTTGCCGTGAATGATGATAACGGCCCAAGCTACCGGGTCAGCTTTAACGGCCAGACAGTGATAGAGCCTTCCCGACTGGGTATGGCATTTAAAAAAGCGCCCGGCTTTGATACCAGCTTCGCCATAGCCTGGGTTGAAAAAAACCAGGTTAACAGCAGCTGGCAGCAACCCTGGGGGGAGCGAAAAACGGTCTTGGACAACCATCACGAACTCCTGGTCCGTTTTAGTTCGCCACGCCAGCTAAGTAATAGTTATCAGGTACGTTTTCGGGTCTTTAACGACGGGTTAGGCTTTCGTTATGAAGTGCCGAAACAAAACGGCCTGACAGGTAAGGTTGAAATAACCGATGAATTAACCGAGTTTACAATTGCACAGGCAGATCAAACTACCGCCTGGTGGATCCCCGCCCGCGGCTGGAACCGCTACGAATACCTGTATAATACCACCCCTTTATCTGCCATTGACCGTGTCCACACCCCTTTCACTTTTAAACTGAAGAACAAGGTACATGTCAGTATTCATGAAGCCGCGCTGGTGGATTACGCCGCCATGACATTGAACCAGCAAAGGACAGGTAAGCTCAAAGCCGATTTAGCCCCCTGGTCCGACGGCATTTTAGTCAAAACAAAAACCAATTTCAAAACGCCCTGGCGCACGATACAGATAAGTGCCGATGCGGTGGGTTTACTTAATTCAGACTTGATCTTAAACCTGAACGAGCCGAGCAAGATCGCCGATACTTCCTGGATCAAACCGGGAAAATATATCGGCATCTGGTGGGGCATGCATATCGCGGAAAACACTTGGGGCAGCGGCGACCGGCACGGCGCAACCACGGGTGAGACCAAACGTTACATGGATTTTGCCGCCGAAAACGGCTTTGACGGGGTACTGGTGGAAGGCTGGAATACCGGCTGGGACGGCGACTGGTTCTTTAACGGCGATATCTTTAATTTTACCCAAAGCTATGATGACTTTGATCTTAAAGCCGTGACCGACTACGGCCAGAAATTAGGCGTGAGGCTTATCGGCCACCATGAAACCTCCGGCAGCGTGACCAACTACCGCAACCAGCTGGATGACGCCTATGACTTATACCAAAAGCATCATGTCAGTCAGATCAAAACCGGTTATGTCGCCGATGGCGGCAATATCAAACGTGTCGACGAAAATGGCGTAGTGCGCCATGAATGGCATGATGGCCAGTTCACCATCGGGGAATACCTGCACAGCGTAAAAGAAGCCGCCAAACATAAGATCAGTATCAACACCCATGAACCGATCAAAGACACAGGTTTAAGGCGCACTTACCCCAACTGGCTCAGCCGCGAAGGAGCACGGGGACAGGAATTTAATGCCTGGGCCAACCCGGCCAACGGTCCCGAGCATACTGCTATGCTGCCTTTCACCCGTATGCTTGCCGGGCCGATGGACTTTACCCCTGGGATCTTTAATTTTGACTTTAATGACGATAACAAAGAAAAAGCCGGTATCAGGCCGCAAACCACCTTAGCCAAACAATTAGCCTTGTACGTGGTGTTATACAGTCCGGTGCAGATGGCGGCAGACTTACCGAGAAACTACCGGGCAAACCTGCCGGCATTCCAGTTTATTAAAGATGTGCCCACCGACTGGGAAAAAAGCCAGGCGCTTGCCGGAGAGGTCGGCGATTATGTGGTCTTTGCCCGCCAGGAACGAGGCGGCCAGGACTGGTACCTGGGGGCATTAACGGATGAAGAGGAGAGAAAGGTGGAGATAGCGCTGACCTTCCTTGAAAGCGGCAAACAATACCAGGCACAAATTTACCGTGACGGAGAAAAGGCCCACTGGTTAACGAATCCTTATGATGTAGTGATAGAGCAAAAAACAGTGAGCGCCAAAGATAAACTGACCCTGATGCTCGCCGCCAGTGGCGGTAGCGCTATTCGCTTTAAGCTGCTGAAATAA
- a CDS encoding transporter substrate-binding domain-containing protein has translation MWLPTAQAQPLEIRLAYSDTESYPYQLGNSEKVASPPGIAVDIIKTAAENIGIRVIFVRHPNSLIFSHLHHGVIDGIFIFSYLKAREVFGVYPMKAGVPDIDKRITQISYFLYRTKEGKLDWDGGGFTPKGMSVATQSAFSIVDMLCAHDLAVAEVKGIEQLYRLLKSGRVDAVATQDILLEPYIKAQQIKDIERDWPPLETRDYYLMLSHQFYEKYPQIAEKLWQEIANVRKALFPDIGKIFQ, from the coding sequence TTGTGGTTGCCAACCGCACAGGCACAGCCGTTGGAAATCCGCCTGGCCTATAGCGATACTGAGTCATACCCTTATCAATTAGGTAATAGTGAAAAGGTGGCTTCTCCTCCGGGGATTGCCGTCGATATCATTAAAACCGCCGCGGAAAACATTGGCATCCGGGTGATCTTTGTACGCCATCCCAATAGTCTGATATTTAGCCATTTGCATCATGGTGTTATAGATGGAATTTTCATTTTTTCTTATCTGAAAGCGCGTGAAGTTTTTGGCGTTTATCCGATGAAAGCCGGTGTGCCGGACATTGATAAACGTATTACCCAGATCAGTTACTTTCTTTATCGTACTAAAGAAGGAAAGCTCGATTGGGACGGTGGAGGTTTCACCCCCAAAGGCATGTCGGTTGCGACCCAATCGGCTTTTTCTATTGTTGACATGTTATGTGCTCACGACCTGGCTGTTGCTGAAGTTAAAGGTATCGAACAGCTTTACCGGTTACTAAAGTCCGGTCGGGTCGATGCCGTAGCAACCCAGGATATTTTACTTGAACCTTATATCAAGGCGCAGCAAATCAAGGATATCGAACGCGATTGGCCGCCGTTAGAAACCCGGGACTATTATTTGATGTTAAGTCACCAATTTTACGAGAAATATCCGCAGATTGCGGAAAAGCTATGGCAGGAAATAGCCAATGTCAGAAAGGCATTGTTTCCTGACATTGGCAAGATATTCCAGTAA
- a CDS encoding GGDEF domain-containing protein, which translates to MYSLSRVLTVICLILNLIVFSSVYGQSLDTLKQKLSEIADPEEKLEFLLSQQSDITALAQLQQAQYWFLLASQQERNEQLAQAITSYSQAITLDQAYHQGPSVFQVESLLERSYVRYLQTYDTRLYCPDREQALELARQLNQSKLLVKVLVRYAFCFKDFNADLSRGLALLDEAIAIATNNQLSPREHAMIYNASGLLYQNYHVYEKAYDFLNKAYQQWASINDYQDMFNMQFTLVNTAIDMKRFDLGGKHVDTMFYLAKNQKQFKDFTFFSHFSASRLALAQGKFKESIAQLQLALEQRDSTGEVYFVRLAYESLIISYFRLGKFSEAKAQLAAYRLVFPRYQIESLEILAIREFLAGNYDAAMEQFYLRLDEEVDQRRDFVLRSTSTTASLFNVNITELDNKILQQDLQINALQFDKEQEQKRNAYLFLLLVSFLAFALILLSWHLLRTRKIFRYRAQTDHLTQIANRRHSFETGQQMLSQAVSLHQPLSLIVFDIDHFKQVNDTLGHETGDQAIVQVVEKSQECLRKQDQLGRIGGEEFLLLLPDTQVEKAVEIAERIRVKVATARVGAGPESINLTVSLGVVCARKEKNLQDLINRGDKALYQAKAEGRNRVVSA; encoded by the coding sequence ATGTACTCCCTGAGCAGGGTTTTAACTGTTATCTGTTTAATACTGAACCTCATTGTTTTCTCGTCTGTTTACGGGCAAAGCCTGGATACCCTTAAGCAAAAATTATCCGAAATTGCCGATCCTGAGGAAAAACTGGAGTTTTTGCTGTCTCAGCAAAGTGATATTACCGCTTTGGCCCAGCTGCAGCAGGCGCAATACTGGTTTTTACTGGCGAGTCAGCAGGAGAGAAATGAGCAGCTGGCTCAGGCGATAACCTCCTATAGCCAGGCAATCACTCTTGACCAAGCTTATCATCAGGGGCCTTCGGTGTTTCAGGTGGAAAGTCTGCTGGAGCGCTCTTATGTCAGGTATCTGCAAACTTACGATACCCGGCTTTATTGCCCTGATCGCGAACAGGCGCTGGAACTGGCGCGGCAGTTAAACCAGTCGAAGTTGCTGGTTAAGGTGCTGGTACGTTATGCCTTTTGTTTTAAAGATTTTAATGCCGACCTGTCCCGGGGACTCGCTTTGCTTGACGAGGCGATAGCGATTGCCACTAACAACCAGCTTTCTCCCCGTGAGCATGCCATGATTTACAATGCGTCCGGTTTGCTGTATCAAAATTATCATGTCTATGAAAAAGCTTATGATTTTCTTAATAAGGCTTATCAGCAATGGGCAAGTATCAATGACTACCAGGACATGTTTAACATGCAATTTACCCTGGTGAATACCGCGATAGATATGAAACGTTTTGACCTTGGTGGCAAACATGTTGATACCATGTTTTATCTGGCGAAGAACCAAAAACAATTTAAAGATTTTACCTTTTTTAGCCATTTTAGCGCCAGTAGGCTGGCTTTGGCTCAGGGAAAATTTAAAGAAAGCATTGCCCAGTTGCAGTTGGCGCTGGAGCAGCGAGATAGCACAGGTGAAGTTTATTTTGTCCGTCTGGCGTATGAAAGCTTGATCATCAGTTATTTTCGCCTCGGTAAGTTTTCCGAAGCAAAAGCACAACTGGCGGCTTATCGATTGGTCTTTCCCCGGTATCAAATCGAGAGCTTAGAAATTTTGGCAATAAGAGAATTTCTTGCCGGCAATTATGATGCGGCCATGGAGCAGTTTTATCTGCGCCTGGATGAGGAAGTTGATCAGCGGCGTGATTTTGTCCTGCGCTCCACCTCGACAACCGCCTCTTTATTTAATGTTAATATCACCGAGCTGGACAATAAAATATTACAGCAAGATCTGCAAATTAACGCCCTGCAGTTTGACAAGGAGCAAGAGCAAAAACGTAATGCCTACCTTTTCCTGTTGCTGGTGTCATTTTTGGCCTTTGCCCTGATTTTGCTGAGCTGGCATCTGCTCAGAACCCGGAAAATTTTCAGATACCGGGCCCAGACAGATCACCTGACCCAAATTGCCAACCGCCGCCATAGTTTTGAAACCGGGCAGCAAATGCTCAGCCAGGCGGTGTCATTACATCAACCCCTGTCGCTGATCGTTTTTGACATCGACCACTTTAAGCAGGTTAATGATACTTTAGGACATGAAACCGGGGATCAGGCGATAGTGCAGGTGGTGGAAAAAAGCCAGGAATGTCTGCGCAAACAGGATCAGCTCGGCCGTATCGGCGGAGAAGAGTTTTTATTGTTATTACCCGATACCCAAGTAGAGAAAGCCGTGGAAATCGCCGAACGTATTCGTGTTAAAGTGGCTACTGCCCGGGTTGGTGCAGGGCCGGAGAGCATAAATTTAACCGTTAGTCTCGGCGTGGTTTGTGCCCGTAAAGAGAAAAACTTACAAGATTTGATCAACCGGGGAGATAAAGCCTTATATCAGGCCAAAGCCGAAGGGCGAAACCGGGTAGTAAGTGCTTGA